GGAGCGCGCCAGCGATTCAGAAGCCACGGATACGTAAATCATCTGGCCCCCGGCCAGCAGGCCGAAGGCCAGGATGAGCATCGCAATCAGCATTTCGACCATCGTGAACCCTGCCGTTGTCCGGTCCCTATCACGTGGTGGTCGTGATCCTGCCTCAGGCACTGTCCGGTCACAGAGGCCGAGCACCTCTTTGTCCTCACGAGGTGCCGCCTCGAGAGTTTGCATGATCCGGTCCCTCCTCCTTGTGTCGCATATATTGTTTCGTGAGGGTCTGATTTCTTTCTTTTTTTTGTGAGTCAGCAATTGTCACGGATCGACCATGCTTGTGATTGCACGCCATGAGGACTGTCCGGAGACCTATTTTCGGAACAGCCCCGCATGCGCCGGGGCGCACCCTAGGACGCATGAAAAGCGCATGTCATCCGGTTGGTGAACCTCGGGATCGGGATCGCAATCGCAATCGAGGTCGCTATCGGCTTTTGTCGGCTGAGATTTCCGATTGCGACGGCGATTGCGATCCCGATACCGATTTGTCTATTTTCGAAGCAGAGTAATATATATTGGATTGAGGAGGTGCGAGTCATGCCAAGGACAATTCAGCAGAGCATTGCTTTGCCGGCAACCGCAGACCGACTGTTCGACATGTATCTCGATCCTGCAAGCCATGAAGCGATCACAGGCGCTCCGGTGACCATCAGTCCGGAACCGGGATCGGAGTTCCGTGCCTTCAACGGAAGTCTGTCAGGGAAAATGCTCTATACCGCGCCCCACCACGTCATCGTACAATCGTGGCGGGCCAGTCATTGGAGTGCGAAGGACCTCGACTCTATTTTGATCCTGACGTTCTGGCCAGCCGGCGATTCCGGCCGCATCGAGCTCGCTCATATCAACGTGGCAGATCATGACGCGCAGGCGGTGACCGAAGGATGGGAGAAGTATTACTGGAAACCGTGGCGACGGTACCTGCAGAACAGATGACGCAGACCGTTCCCCCCATCGCCCGGGCATCTTTCGGAAGAGAGTGACAGTTGAAAGGAGAGCTTGTTCCGCGTGAAAATTTCATCTTGCCTATATTTATTGTGGGAGCCGCCTCCCCTCTATATACAGGTTCAGGCGATATGAGATCTGACGAAATGCCAGTTCGAGCTCCCGAGTTCAGGGCAAAGGAGATCTATCTTCACGAAGCAGATGAATATGTGGGGCCGTTCTACAGACGCGAAGACGCCGCGCGATTCATCGAGCTGATGGAATTGTTCGGCGAGAGCTCTGAGGGCATCGATATCGTGGAAGTCGAACGCAGAGACATAGTGTTACCTCTGAACCTTATCGTTACTTCTTTGCTGCATCCCATCTGGCCAGCAGGATCGACAGATCCTTCAGTAAGGATTCCACCGCCACTGCCGCCTGGGGTGTCGGGGCGGCGTCTGCCTCCTGGAGGATGTCCAGGGCCGACAGGAGTTGGCCGCTGAGCGCGGCAAGTCCCGGCTCGCCGCCGGTGCCCGTGCCGCCGAATTCCCCGCCGGCTGTCCCCTCGATGGCAGCGAGCTTCTTCTCCAACACATCGATCGCCTGAGCGGCGTCACCGGTCGTGCGCGCACGCCGCGCCGCGAGGTCGACGCGGAGTTTGCGCAGTTCGGCCAGGGCATCGGCATTTCTCTGGATGCCCTCATAGAGCCGCATGGACAAAGTAAATTGCTGCAGGAGCCCGGCTGCGGGAGTCGTCACCCGCGGGTCCATCTTGACGGTCAATGGGTGCGTGAGGCTCTTTCCGTTTACCGTGAGTCTTGCGGTGTAGCGCCCCGGATGCGCCCACGGCCCGCGCGGCTCTCTCCACGTGTTCTGGAAGATCGCCGAGATCGGGTACGAGAAACTCGCGACCGGGGGCGGGGCATAATGCAGATCCCAGACAAAACGATGCAGCCCCGCATCGGCTGAGAGTGTCTGCGAAGGCCGGATCCAGTATCGCGGCACGTTCCCGATGTCGGCAATTGGATCCGGCTTGTCCGCGCTCGAGAACTTGCGGACGAGCTTGCCCGCACCGTCGAGAATTTCCAGCGTCACAGGTCCGGCTGCGCGCGCTTTCAGATAGTAGTGGATGATCGCGCCATCCGGCGGATTCTGACCGGCCGGCTCATCGGGCGGCAGCGGCGTGTCGGTATTCTTGTTCCAGCGGAAGCGCCACGCCTCCTGCGGCTGAAACAGGAGGGCATCGGCGTCGAGGGCTTTCTGATCGATCTGCCGCAACGGCGTGATGTCATCCAGGATCCAGAAGGACCGTCCGTGCGTTGCAACCACGAGATCGTCGTCTTTGATTACAAGGTCGCGGATGGACGTCGCCGGCATGTTCAATCGCAGAGACTGCCAGTGATCGCCGTCGTCAAACGAGACATACACCGCCTGCTCGCTGCCGGAAAACAGCAATCCTTTCCGCTTTGGGTCCTCGCGCACGACATTGATGATGCCGCCGCCGGGAATGCCGCCGGTGATGTGCGTCCAGGTCTTGCCGCCGTCGTGAGTGCGGTAGATGTGGGGGCGCAGGTCGTCCAACTTGAAAGTGTTGATGGCCGCATAGGCGGTTGCGGCATCCGAGTGGCCGGCATCCATCAGTGACACCTTCATCCACGGCTTCAGGTCGGGCGGAGTCACGTCCTGCCAGGTCTTGCCGCCGTCGTGTGTCACATGAATCAGGCCGTCGTCGGTGCCGGCCCAGATGGTATGGATGTCCACGTACGACGGCGCAATCGTGTAAATGACGCCGCGCTGCACGGGGCGGGCGGACTCGCTGTCGCGATACTTACCGACATTGGCCGGGATCTCCCACATCTTTCTGGTCAGGTCCGGACTGATGTTGGCCCAGCTTCGGCCTCCGGAGGTAGTCATCCACAGCGTGTTCGACGCAAAGTACAGGGTGTGCGGATCAATCGGCGAGAAGAGGATCGGCGCCGTGCGCAGGACACGGAAGTTCGCGGCGCGGACCGGTTCGGGGGCGATGTTTTGCGCCTGTCCGGTGCGGCGGTCATAGCGCGTCGGCGTCCTGCCGCCATAGACGATATCGGGATCGAGCGGATCCGGGGCGACGTACCCGTATTCGTCCACCCCCACCGGCTGCCACTCGCGGAAAGTGACCTGGCCGTCGTCGCCGCGGCTGGAAATGCAGACCGAACCGCTCTCCTGCTGGCCGCTGCAGACGCGGTAAGGGAATGCGTTGTCGGTCGTCACGTGGTAGAGCGCCGCAGTGGGCTGGTTATACCAGGAGCTCCAGGTGCGCCCGCCGTTCACCGTAATGATGGCTCCCTGGTCCGATGTGAGCAGAATGGTGTTCGCGTTATTGGGGTTGATCCAGATCTTCTGATAGTCGTCGCCGCCCGGGGCCCCGCGGAAGGCGGACCAGCTCTTTCCTCCGTCAACGGACTTCCAGGTCACGATCGTGACCGAATACACGATGTCGGGATTCTTCGGGTCGACCGCAATCTCGGCGGCATCGCTGGGACGCGTCGCGATGCGCGTGTCGCTGCTGGTGCGATACCAGCTCTCGCCCGCATCGTCGGAGCGGTAGACATAGCCCTGGCCGCGCACCTCGACGGTCGCGTACAGCCGGTTCGGCGCGCTCGGAGCCACGCCGACGCCGATCCGGCCGAGGCCCTCGGCGAAGGTCGGCAGCCCTTTGGTGAGCGGGAGCCAGCTGTCGCCGCCGTCCGAAGACTTGTATAGCCCGCTGCCGGGCCCGTTCCAGGCGGCGTTCTCCCACGGCCCCTGGCGCGATTCCCACAAGGCTGCGTAAAGGATGTCCGGGTTCACGGGGTCGAAGGCGAGATCCGATGCGCCCGTGTCCGCGTCCCTGTAAAGCACTTTCTGGAAAGTCCGACCGCCGTCGGTCGAACGGAAGACGCCGCGCTCCTCGTTCGGTCCGTAGGGGTGACCGAGCACGGCGACGAACAGGCGGTTCGCGTCGCGCGGATCGACGATGATCTCCGGGATCTGCTGGCCGTCGCGCAAGCCCAGGTGGATCCAGGTTCTGCCTGCATCGGTCGACTTGTAAATGCCGTCGCCGGTCGACAGGTCCGGCCGCTGCAGCCCTTCGCCGCTGCCGACGTACACCACGTTCGGGTCGGACGGCGCCACGGCGATCGCGCCGATCGAGCCCGTCGGCTGATCGTCGAAGATCGGCGTCCACGTCCGGCCGTAATCGTCGGTCTTCCACACGCCGCCGTTGACCACGCCGATGTAAAAGATGTTGGGCTGGCCGGCGACGCCTGCGGCCGCCTTGGTGCGGCTGGCCCGGTGCGGCCCGAGGTTGCGCCACTTGATCTCATGGAAGAGGCCGGAAGGGAACTGCTGGGCCGCGCCGATTGTGGACAGAGCTACCCCAATGAGGACAGCCGCGATTGCGGCAAGCCTGCGAATGATAATCACAGTTCACCTCCAAGTCCGAAATGCTGTTCGGGGATGATGTTCAGAGCCGCGGCGGGCCTCTCCGAGAAAACCCGCCCGCTCGAGAAAATCTGAAGCTGCCACGAAGACGGCGTTTCCATTATATTGTAAAGCATTCTGCGGACCGCTATGCGAAGTAGGATTTGCCTGCTGTGACTCGCCGATTCGAAACGGCGTGGGCGAATCCGTGCTCGAGCTTGTAATATCTGCAGACAAAACCCATCCCGAGGATATCAAGAACTTCATCGCCTGCGTCGAGTGCATCGAAAAGCAGTCCGACAGCTACGTTGTGGTAGGCGATGTCTGCAAAAACGGCATCTCGTGCTCGGCGAGGCGATAGCCGATTTTGGAAGCCTCACTATTGCCTACCGGGCTTTTCAGAAGAGCCTTGAGGGCAAACCCCAGCCTCCAGAGAGAGGCGCTTGCAGGACCGGCTACCATAAGCGGCGTGAGTTGGTATCATTACAAAAACCTGCCCCAATCGACAAAATCAGGGCGGAGGAGGCACAAGAATATGGCAGGAAAAGTTAAGTCGGTACCAGAAGGAATGCACTCCATCACACCGCATCTGGTGGTGCGGAATGCGATCGAGGCCATCGATTTTTATCGCAAGGCGTTAGGCGCGGAGGCAAAAGGAGTCCACCGGACGCCCGACGGCAAGGTGATGCACGCGGAGCTGAAGGTCGGCAACTCAATGATTTTCCTGGCGGATGAGTTCCCAGGCATGGGAACCTGTGCATCGCCCCAGACGCTCGGTGGCAACAGTATCACCCTGAACCTTTACACGGACAACGTGGACCAACTCTTCAACCGGGCGGTCGCCGCAGGCGCCACGGTGGTGATGCCGCTCGCGAACCAGTTCTGGGGCGACCGTTACGGACAAATAAAGGATCCGTTTGGCCATACCTGGGCCCTGGGCCAGCATGTGGAGGACGTCACCCCCGAAGAGATGGAACGCCGCGGCCGCGAGGCATTTGCGCAGATGGCAAAAAACAAAGGAAAAAGTTGACCTGCTGAGAATGGGAGAGATAACAGGACCTATCTTCGCCCCGGCGCCTGAGTACCTCAGGCGCCGGGGCGCTCTCATGCACACAAAAATGCTGCAGTTTACAGCAGAGCGCGGATTTCCGAGACCCCTTGCGTCTCACCGGAATTAGCGGAGGGTTACGAGCCAGATGTCGGCGTCCGTCGCGCGTCGGACGTGGGGGGCCAATGCTGTCGAGAACGACAGAAGAGATCTTCCGAACCTCCTTGGACTGAGTGTCGAGGACAAAGAAATCCTTCCCTTTGGACACTCGCGAAGAAGCTTGGTGTCCTCGTGGCAGAGTAGGTTCGCGACTGATGTGAAAGCAGGTCCCCGAAGATTTGCTGGCCTGTTCCAAAGCATCGTCCTAAAATCCATTCGTGCCTGATCAGGCATGGTTTCCCATCGAGGCGCGGGGGATTTGTGCTCAAGAAAAAGAGACTCGTTTTCATTGGTGTGGCGGTCCTGCTGGTTGTGAATTTATGGGTGAGCCTGGCGCAGGAGAGGACATTTCAAGTCGAATTATCCCGCTCCCTCAGTCCCGAGGGCAACTTCCTGACCTTCGCCCTGGTCGATCGTCCGGTGACCAAGGCCGCGGACCGGGCGGGCGACGATACCGTCGCGGCCGAGCGCGTCCGGCCGCGGGCCAAAACGCCCTTCGTCTGGAGCCAGAACCTCGAGGAGGCCATGACCCGGGCCAAAGCGGCGGGCCGGAGGATTATCATCGACTTCGAGACGACGTGGTGCGGTCCATGTAAGACGATGGATGAATGGATTTGGACCGACGCAGAAGTATCGGGTCTGTTGGCTGCCGGGTTTGTGGGAGTCAAACTTGACGGTGATGTGGAAAAGGTGCAGGTAAAGAATTTCGGCGTGAGCGCCTATCCCACAGTTCTCGTCCTCGATCCGACGGGAAAGGAAGCCTCCCGCTTCGTCGGATATCGCTCCTCCAAGGAGCTCATCGAGTTCCTCAGCCCGAAGCGATGACGAGTTCGTTTCGGCAATGTGCTATTCTGATAATTTACGCTGATCCTGGAGGGACATATGCCATTCTGCCCTGAATGCCGCATGGGATACCGAGCGGAGTTCACGCGCTGCCCGGATTGCGATGTTGACCTGGTCGAGTCCCTGCCGAAAGACGAGGAAGTGACACAGCCGGAGGAGTCCGGTGCGGAACTGGTCGAGCTGGCGACATTCCCCAATACATCGGAAGCAGAAATGATTCAGGAATTGCTCGAGGACAACGGGATAAGAACGGTGCTGCGCGGCGATGTCGATCCGCTCTTTGTCGGCGGCGCTTCACCCAGCACGCTGCTGGTCGAGCAAGCCGATCTGGAAAGAGCGCGCGCGTATTATGAGGACTTCTTCGCAGGGGATACGGAAGAAGTACTGGAAGACGAGGACGCGAGCGAAGACACCCAGGAATAATACAGTTCAACGTCCTGCACCCCGGACAGAGGGCGCACTCCACCCTTTCGCCGCGCCTGGCCCCAAAGGACGGCAGGCCTCTCCTCTCCCGGTGGATCCGGGGTGTAAACGAGCAGCAGCAGCGCTGCTTGCAGCATTGAATGGCACGATTTTCACGAATGCGCCATTCGTGAAACCCGTGTCCCCAGTCCTCACGGCTTTATGATCACGTTGCTATAGGGGACACGGGTGCCTGTCACGGGACAGTGGGCTGCGCCGGCTTCTATGGGAGCTTGGCGGCGAGCACGTCGACTTTCTCGATGACGGGTGGCCTGGCAAACAGATCGGCAGCCTTTTCCTTCAATGCCGCGGCAACTCGGCCCGCAAGGTGTGCCTGCCGGCCCGCCTCGTCCGGAAAGGCATCGAAAATTCCGTATGTCGACGATCCCAGGCGGATCGCGAACCACGCCGTTGTGGCCGGTTCCTCCTGGACCACCGGAAGGCCTCCGCGGAGAAAACTCTCGACGGCTGCCTCTTTACCTGGTTTTGCCTCCAATTTTACGAAGAGCGCTACCTTTACCATTTGCAATCTCCTATCCACGAGATTCTCACTCCTTGTTCCTCCCCCGGCTCCGTGTTCCGCGGTCCTCGATAGCGCTCCCGGTAATGGCCCTGACACTCTCTCAAAGTATTTCGGGAGGACGCGATCTGGATCCTGTGCAGGCTGGAGATCGGTTCCGTTTGAGGAATTGCGGCCATCGGGCCTCGAAGCCAAACTACTACGGGCATGTTGGCAGCAGTGCGGGCTCATGTCAACCTGGTGATTTCCTTTGCCGGTCCCAGGGTTCTCAGCATGTCCTGCTGAAGTGTTACACTTACTTTGGAAATGATGTGACGATCCGAATGTCCCACGGGCTCCGGGCGGCAAGCGAACCTGCACTCGTTGGTGCCGACACGGTGAATCAGGCAATGAGTGCCGAACCAGTGGCGCGGCGCGCCGAGGGGGGCGCTTACATGGGCAAACCACATTTCCCTTCGCTCTACCAGATCAACACTCGCGTCTGGCTGACCGACTTGTCCCGCGGCCTGGGCCGGCCGGCCACGCTGGACGATATTCCGGACGTCGAGCTGGACCGCCTGGCCCAGGCGGGCTTTGACTGGATCTGGTTCCTGAGCGTTTGGCTGACGGGCCCGGCAGCGCGACAGGTTTCACGCAGCAACCACGAATTGCGAAAGGAACTCGAGGAGACTCTGCCAGACCTGCGAGAAGAGGACATCGCCGGTTCCGGGTTTGCGGTCGCCGGCTACATCGTGCATCCTGATCTGGGAGGAGATGCTGCTCTGGCACGGCTCCGCGAGCGCCTCCGGCGCCGTGGGTTGCGGCTGATGCTCGACTTCGTCCCCAACCACACCGGCCTGGATCATCCCTGGGTGGAGGATCACCCCGACTATTACGTTGCCGGGACGGTAGATGAGCTGGCGCAGGCGCCGCAAAATTACACCTGGATCAAACGGACGCAGGGCGGCCGCATCATGGCTTATGGGAGGGATCCGCATTTCCCCGGCTGGCCGGACACGCTGCAGCTCGACTACAGCAACCCGGCCACGCAGGCAGCGATGATTAGGGAACTGCTGAAGATCGCCGGGCAATGTGACGGGCTGCGCTGTGACATGGCCATGCTCATCCTGCCGGACACGTTCGAGAGGACCTGGGACCGCAGGGCGCAACCTTTCTGGCCCGCGGCGATCGTGCGAACTCGGGAGCAATTCCCGGACTTCTGCTTTATGGCCGAAGCCTACTGGGACCTCGAGTATACGATGCAGCAACAGGGATTCGATTACGCCTACGACAAGCGGCTCTATGACCGCTTGCGCGATGGATATGCCCGGCCGGTACGCGAGCATTTTCACGCGGGGCTCGATTACCAGAGCAAGCTGGCCCGCTTTCTCGAAAACCACGACGAACCGCGGGCGGCTGCCACTTTCCCTCCGGAGACCCACCAGGCTGCCGCCGTCATTACTTTTCTTTCTCCAGGACTGCGATTTTTTCACCAGGGACAACTCCATGGGCGAAAGGCACGGATCTCCCCCCATCTGGTCCGCGGGCCCGATGAATCCATCGACCGGAAGCTGGAACCGTTCTACGACCGGTTGCTCGCCGTGCTGCGCCGTTCCGCGGTTCGCAATGGCCAGTGGCAGTTGCTCGAATGCACCTCTGCCTGGGAGGGCAATTGGACCTGGGACTGCTTCCTGGCCTTTGCCTGGCAAGATTCTGGGGGAGAACGGTTGCTCGTGACTGTGAACTATGCTCCCAACCAGAGCCAGTGTTATCTCCGGCTGCCTTTCACAGATCTCGGCAACAGCTGGTGGCGACTCGAGGATTTGATCGATAATGCCATCTACGATCGGGAGGGGAACGACCTGCAAGCTCGGGGACTTTACCTGGATGTGCCTCCCTGGCAGGCCTGTGTCTTCTCCATGAGGAAGGAATCCTGAAGGCCCGTGATCTATTTGTGCAGTGGCATGCCAAATGCACATTCGAAAGGATGCACATTACCGGGATGAACTGGTATCGAAGAACATTGTTCCCAAGGCGACTTACGAAAAGATCAAGGACCTGATCATCGCAAAACAGAAATAAGCTGAAATGCTGGAGCGATGCCGCGATTCGAATGCACGAGTTCATTTGCAGCTGCTCTTAAGGAACTAGGAGATACCAGAGAGTTTTCACTTGCGGCAGAAGCCGATTGGAACTTTCTTTCGGAGGTCAGAGGCGGAAGCTGCTCAGGGATAACAGCACGTCAGGCGGTCCCGGGAGGATGGATTGTAGGCCGGCAGTCGCTGCGCGTACGCTTGCCGCCGGCCCTGGATCCAGCTCCCGGGCGTGAAGGTTGTGTGCGGTGGGACTGCGGTAAAGCATCCCATTCTCAAAACAACCGCTGATAGAGAAAAAGCACCAAAATCGCACCAAGAATTGACAAGAGGAGCCCGCCGGGATGAAATTTCGCCCCCGCCTTGGGTTTCCAAATGAACATGGCGACAAGGCCTCCTACGACCGACCCGACAATGCCTAACAGCGTTGTTGCTACAAAACCCATCGGATTCGCGCCTGGATAGACAGCTCGTGCAATGAGCCCTGCAAGGAATCCCAACAGGATGGACCACAAAATGTGCAACATGCGTATCCTCCTTTGTTGATTTTTTCTTACCGGGTCTTAACCGGAACGCTGGTGATGCGAGAAAAGCCTGGCAGTCTGAAAACTCAGAGCTGAGATGCTGCCCATTTCGTCAAAGGCATGGACGAACAAACCGACTGAGATGACTAAACAACAAGCCGATGAAAAAGTCACTAAAATTTTCGCATGGGGAATAGGACGCGCCCTGCTTGCTTCATGCCTCTCGCATTCATCGAGTCCCCATGAATCGTCGAGCCTCACCGGCAAGGGCGCAGCAGCTCCTGGATTCGACGGGCCAGTGCCGGATCGCCCGGAGCAGGGTACTGCACCTGGTAGAGTTCTCGAGGGAATCCGCCGAAATCGTGGATCGTCTCGGGCGTCGTGGTGATCGTGACCCCGGTTCCTGGGGCAAACCAGTGAGCCGAGATCGACAGGACAGCCTTCGGCTTTGGCACTTCTTGCCCTATACGCCGCCATCCTTCTGTGTTGTTGTTTTGCAGCACGGCATTCATGGGATTGCCGTGGCCGAAAAAGATCGCAGGAAGCATTTGAGCCATCCGGGAACGCTTCTCCTTTAGTCTGCCGTGCTCACAGGATGCCTATTTAGATTGGCGGTCCGGCTTTATCGATACGCCCTGGCCGACAGGCGGGGGAGTCGCCGGCCGGGCGGCCGCTGCCAGGGCTTGGCTTTCAAATGCGGCTACCTGCCCCTGCGTTTGCGGTGACAGGCTGGTGGCGGCCAGGACGACCGCGAGGAAGAAAGACCGAATGATAGCAGCTGCTTTGCAGACCACA
This genomic interval from Terriglobia bacterium contains the following:
- a CDS encoding VOC family protein, producing MAGKVKSVPEGMHSITPHLVVRNAIEAIDFYRKALGAEAKGVHRTPDGKVMHAELKVGNSMIFLADEFPGMGTCASPQTLGGNSITLNLYTDNVDQLFNRAVAAGATVVMPLANQFWGDRYGQIKDPFGHTWALGQHVEDVTPEEMERRGREAFAQMAKNKGKS
- a CDS encoding glycoside hydrolase, which encodes MIIIRRLAAIAAVLIGVALSTIGAAQQFPSGLFHEIKWRNLGPHRASRTKAAAGVAGQPNIFYIGVVNGGVWKTDDYGRTWTPIFDDQPTGSIGAIAVAPSDPNVVYVGSGEGLQRPDLSTGDGIYKSTDAGRTWIHLGLRDGQQIPEIIVDPRDANRLFVAVLGHPYGPNEERGVFRSTDGGRTFQKVLYRDADTGASDLAFDPVNPDILYAALWESRQGPWENAAWNGPGSGLYKSSDGGDSWLPLTKGLPTFAEGLGRIGVGVAPSAPNRLYATVEVRGQGYVYRSDDAGESWYRTSSDTRIATRPSDAAEIAVDPKNPDIVYSVTIVTWKSVDGGKSWSAFRGAPGGDDYQKIWINPNNANTILLTSDQGAIITVNGGRTWSSWYNQPTAALYHVTTDNAFPYRVCSGQQESGSVCISSRGDDGQVTFREWQPVGVDEYGYVAPDPLDPDIVYGGRTPTRYDRRTGQAQNIAPEPVRAANFRVLRTAPILFSPIDPHTLYFASNTLWMTTSGGRSWANISPDLTRKMWEIPANVGKYRDSESARPVQRGVIYTIAPSYVDIHTIWAGTDDGLIHVTHDGGKTWQDVTPPDLKPWMKVSLMDAGHSDAATAYAAINTFKLDDLRPHIYRTHDGGKTWTHITGGIPGGGIINVVREDPKRKGLLFSGSEQAVYVSFDDGDHWQSLRLNMPATSIRDLVIKDDDLVVATHGRSFWILDDITPLRQIDQKALDADALLFQPQEAWRFRWNKNTDTPLPPDEPAGQNPPDGAIIHYYLKARAAGPVTLEILDGAGKLVRKFSSADKPDPIADIGNVPRYWIRPSQTLSADAGLHRFVWDLHYAPPPVASFSYPISAIFQNTWREPRGPWAHPGRYTARLTVNGKSLTHPLTVKMDPRVTTPAAGLLQQFTLSMRLYEGIQRNADALAELRKLRVDLAARRARTTGDAAQAIDVLEKKLAAIEGTAGGEFGGTGTGGEPGLAALSGQLLSALDILQEADAAPTPQAAVAVESLLKDLSILLARWDAAKK
- a CDS encoding alpha-amylase → MGKPHFPSLYQINTRVWLTDLSRGLGRPATLDDIPDVELDRLAQAGFDWIWFLSVWLTGPAARQVSRSNHELRKELEETLPDLREEDIAGSGFAVAGYIVHPDLGGDAALARLRERLRRRGLRLMLDFVPNHTGLDHPWVEDHPDYYVAGTVDELAQAPQNYTWIKRTQGGRIMAYGRDPHFPGWPDTLQLDYSNPATQAAMIRELLKIAGQCDGLRCDMAMLILPDTFERTWDRRAQPFWPAAIVRTREQFPDFCFMAEAYWDLEYTMQQQGFDYAYDKRLYDRLRDGYARPVREHFHAGLDYQSKLARFLENHDEPRAAATFPPETHQAAAVITFLSPGLRFFHQGQLHGRKARISPHLVRGPDESIDRKLEPFYDRLLAVLRRSAVRNGQWQLLECTSAWEGNWTWDCFLAFAWQDSGGERLLVTVNYAPNQSQCYLRLPFTDLGNSWWRLEDLIDNAIYDREGNDLQARGLYLDVPPWQACVFSMRKES
- a CDS encoding DUF2007 domain-containing protein — its product is MPFCPECRMGYRAEFTRCPDCDVDLVESLPKDEEVTQPEESGAELVELATFPNTSEAEMIQELLEDNGIRTVLRGDVDPLFVGGASPSTLLVEQADLERARAYYEDFFAGDTEEVLEDEDASEDTQE
- a CDS encoding GlsB/YeaQ/YmgE family stress response membrane protein; this translates as MHILWSILLGFLAGLIARAVYPGANPMGFVATTLLGIVGSVVGGLVAMFIWKPKAGAKFHPGGLLLSILGAILVLFLYQRLF
- a CDS encoding SRPBCC domain-containing protein, translating into MPRTIQQSIALPATADRLFDMYLDPASHEAITGAPVTISPEPGSEFRAFNGSLSGKMLYTAPHHVIVQSWRASHWSAKDLDSILILTFWPAGDSGRIELAHINVADHDAQAVTEGWEKYYWKPWRRYLQNR
- a CDS encoding thioredoxin family protein, encoding MLKKKRLVFIGVAVLLVVNLWVSLAQERTFQVELSRSLSPEGNFLTFALVDRPVTKAADRAGDDTVAAERVRPRAKTPFVWSQNLEEAMTRAKAAGRRIIIDFETTWCGPCKTMDEWIWTDAEVSGLLAAGFVGVKLDGDVEKVQVKNFGVSAYPTVLVLDPTGKEASRFVGYRSSKELIEFLSPKR
- a CDS encoding antibiotic biosynthesis monooxygenase, which gives rise to MVKVALFVKLEAKPGKEAAVESFLRGGLPVVQEEPATTAWFAIRLGSSTYGIFDAFPDEAGRQAHLAGRVAAALKEKAADLFARPPVIEKVDVLAAKLP